From Candidatus Acidiferrales bacterium, the proteins below share one genomic window:
- a CDS encoding biotin carboxylase N-terminal domain-containing protein has translation MFKKILIANRGEIAVRILRACREMDIPAVVVFSDADRASLHVRLADEAYPIGPAPLKESYLVIEKIMGVARFAGCDALHPGYGILSENPNLARACAESGV, from the coding sequence ATGTTCAAAAAAATCCTGATTGCGAATCGCGGCGAGATTGCGGTGCGAATCCTGCGCGCGTGCCGCGAAATGGATATTCCCGCAGTCGTGGTGTTCAGCGATGCAGATCGAGCATCGCTTCACGTGCGGCTTGCTGACGAGGCGTATCCCATCGGCCCCGCGCCTTTGAAGGAGAGTTATCTCGTCATCGAAAAGATTATGGGCGTGGCACGATTTGCGGGCTGCGACGCCCTTCATCCGGGATACGGAATTCTGTCAGAAAATCCGAATCTGGCGCGCGCATGCGCCGAATCCGGCGTG
- a CDS encoding acyl-CoA carboxylase subunit beta, with the protein MTAKKLHQDPIQELAKRSAEAEEGGGAERRERQHKEGKLGARERIELLFDEGTFEELDKFVKHRCTDFGMEEQRPSGDGFVSGFGRIDGRLVYAFAQDFTVFGGSLSESNAGKITKIMKLAMSNGAPVIGLNDSGGARIQEGVMSLAGYADIFLLNTLASGVIPQISAIMGPCAGGAVYSPAITDFVFMTEKTSYMFVTGPDVIKTVTHEEVTKHELGGAMTHNAKSGVAHFISRDDTECLAMIRELMSFLPSNNLDDPPMRSSSDPADRAEASLNSIVPEDPLVPYDIKDVIHAIVDDRYFFEVHEHFAKNIVVGFARLDGRPVGVVANQPAFLAGVLDINASVKGARFVRFCDAFNIPLITFEDVPGFLPGTQQEYGGIIRHGAKLLFAFAEATVPKITVITRKAYGGAYCVMASKHIRTDMNFAWPTAEIAVMGPEGAVNIVYKREIERAAESERASLRQDKVAEFRERFANPYVAAERGYIDVVIQPSETRSKLITALCSLENKRDANPRKKHGNIPL; encoded by the coding sequence ATGACAGCGAAAAAACTCCACCAGGACCCGATTCAAGAACTCGCCAAGAGGAGCGCCGAAGCGGAAGAAGGCGGGGGCGCGGAGCGGCGCGAGCGTCAGCATAAGGAGGGCAAACTCGGCGCGCGCGAGCGGATCGAGTTGCTGTTCGACGAAGGCACTTTCGAAGAACTCGACAAATTCGTCAAACACCGCTGCACGGATTTCGGCATGGAGGAGCAGCGGCCTTCGGGAGACGGCTTCGTTTCCGGCTTTGGCCGGATTGACGGCCGGCTGGTTTATGCCTTTGCGCAGGACTTCACGGTCTTCGGCGGTTCGCTTTCGGAATCGAATGCCGGGAAAATCACGAAAATCATGAAGCTGGCGATGAGCAACGGCGCGCCAGTGATTGGCCTGAACGATTCGGGCGGCGCGAGAATTCAGGAAGGCGTGATGTCGCTCGCGGGATATGCGGATATTTTTCTGCTCAATACCCTGGCGAGCGGCGTGATTCCGCAAATCAGCGCCATCATGGGGCCGTGCGCGGGCGGCGCCGTGTATTCTCCAGCAATCACGGACTTCGTTTTCATGACCGAAAAAACTTCCTATATGTTTGTCACGGGACCCGATGTGATCAAAACCGTGACGCATGAGGAAGTGACGAAGCACGAGCTTGGCGGGGCGATGACGCACAACGCCAAAAGCGGCGTCGCTCATTTCATTTCCCGGGACGATACCGAATGCCTGGCGATGATCCGCGAGCTGATGAGTTTTCTGCCTTCAAACAATCTCGATGATCCGCCAATGCGATCGTCGAGCGACCCCGCTGACCGCGCGGAGGCTTCGCTCAATTCCATCGTGCCTGAAGATCCTCTGGTACCGTACGACATCAAGGACGTGATCCACGCAATCGTGGACGACCGATATTTTTTTGAGGTGCATGAGCACTTCGCGAAAAATATCGTCGTCGGCTTCGCACGGCTTGATGGCAGGCCTGTGGGAGTCGTGGCGAATCAGCCTGCGTTTCTTGCCGGTGTGCTCGACATCAATGCGTCTGTGAAAGGCGCGCGATTCGTGCGTTTTTGCGACGCGTTCAACATTCCGTTGATCACGTTCGAGGATGTTCCGGGATTTCTTCCGGGTACGCAGCAGGAATATGGCGGCATCATCCGGCACGGGGCGAAACTGCTTTTTGCGTTCGCCGAAGCCACTGTGCCGAAAATTACGGTGATCACCAGAAAAGCTTATGGCGGAGCTTACTGCGTGATGGCGTCGAAACACATTCGCACCGACATGAATTTCGCATGGCCGACGGCGGAAATTGCAGTGATGGGCCCGGAGGGCGCTGTCAATATCGTCTACAAGCGCGAGATCGAACGCGCCGCGGAATCTGAGCGCGCGTCCCTGCGGCAGGACAAGGTCGCCGAATTCCGTGAGCGATTCGCGAATCCCTACGTTGCCGCAGAGAGGGGTTACATCGACGTGGTAATCCAGCCCTCGGAGACGCGCTCGAAGCTCATCACCGCTCTTTGCTCACTCGAAAACAAGCGAGATGCAAATCCGCGCAAGAAACACGGCAATATCCCGCTCTAG